The nucleotide window TAAAATGCTCCACAGGTGAAGAAATGACTGGGCATGATACTGAAAGTGGGTTCAGTCTGCCAACAGTTTGGTGATTAATGCGTCATGTCGCTGCTTCTGGCGGCTCATACGCAGGCGTTCTGCGCGAAGAATGGTTTTGAGATCGCTCAGCGCGGCATCAAAATCATCATTCACAATAAGGTAATCATATTCCGCGTAATGGCTCATTTCTGCAACTGCCTGTTCCATACGCTTCGCGATCACTTCTTCGCTGTCCTGGCCACGGCCACGCAGACGGCGATCCAGCTCGTCTTTCGATGGCGGTAAAATAAAGATACTGCGCGAATCAGGCATTTTCTTGCGAATCTGCTGTGCGCCCTGCCAGTCGATATCCAGGAACACATTCACGCCTGTTGCCAGAACCTGCTCAATGGTTTCACGCGAGGTACCGTAGTAGTTACCGAAAACTTCCGCGTGTTCAAGAAACGCATCTCTGCTAATCATCGCCCTGAATTCGTCGTGATTCACAAAGAAATAGTGTTCACCGTGCACTTCACCCGGACGCGGCTGACGCGTGGTGTGAGAAACAGAAACCTGTGTGTCGTACAACGGTTGGGTTTTTAACAGTGCCTGAATAAGGCTGGATTTACCCGCGCCACTAGGGGCAGAAACAATATAAAGCGTGCCTTGAGCCATGAGAGTCTTTTGTATGTGTTAGCGAAGAAGTCCTACATACGGGCTTATTATACACGTCGCCGCTGTGTGACGTAGCCTTTGTCACACTTTTTCCCCTGGATTATTGAATTTTGCGTACCGTTTTCAGGTTTTACCTGCGCTTTGCAGCAACAAAAATAAACCCTGGATAGCGTCTCGCAGAGTGAAATGTTGCCGTTAGCGTTGTTTCGGGCGTCGGGGTATACCTCCTGCAACGTAAAGGAGGGGTAGCAATGTGGCGATGGATAAGCGGGTTACTGCTGTTGTGGTGTGGCTATGGTGTGGCGGTGTGCCCGGTGTGGTCACAGGCAAAAGCAGAGAAAGAAATTTCGGCGTTAAGCGCGCAAATCAAACGCTGGGATGATGTCTACTGGAAACAGGGCGTGAGCGAGGTTAATGACGAGGTTTATGATCAGCTTAACGCACGGTTAAAACAATGGCAGCACTGTTTTGGCAGTGAGCTTTCCGGGGAAACACTTCCCGCACTGGCGGGAAGCGTAAAACATCCTGTCGCCCATACGGGGGTGCATAAAGTGGCGAGTAAAGATGAGCTTCGCCAGTGGATGCATACCCGGCGCAACCTCTGGATGCAGCCCAAAGTGGATGGCGTGGCAGTGACGCTGGTGTACCGCAACGGAAAGCTCATCCAGGCCATCAGTCGTGGTGATGGGCTAAAAGGTGAAGACTGGACGGCGCAGGTTCATTTAATACCTTCAATACCACAAACCCTGGCCGGAACGCTGGCGAATAGCGTGCTTCAGGGCGAGCTTTTTTGGTTGCGCGACAACCACATCCAGCGCCAGATGGGCGGGATGAATGCACGCGCAAAAGTGGCGGGTGCGATGATGCGGCAAACGGATAATTCGCTTCTGAGCCAGATCGGCGTGTTTATCTGGGCCTGGCCGGATGGGCCGGAAGAGATGCAGAACGCGCTGGCTGAGTTAGCAAAAGCAGGATTTACCCTGACGGCACGTTATACCCAACCTGTAGTGTCTGTTGATGCTGTGGAGATGCAGCGTTTAGCGTGGCAAACCACCGCGTTACCCTTTGCCACGGATGGCATTGTGGTGCGTTCTACTGATGAACCACCGGGTGAAGGCTGGTTACCCGGGGAGGGAGGCTGGGTCGTTGCGTGGAAATATTCACCTGTCGCACAGGTGGCTGAGGTGAAAGGGATCCAGTTTACTGTGGGGCGAACGGGAAAGGTGTCCGTTGTGGCAACGCTGGAACCGGTGCAACTGGATGATAAGCATGTGCAGCGGGTGAGTCTGGGGTCGGTGGGGCGTTGGCAACAGCTGGATATTGCTCCTGGCGATCAGGTGCTGGTGAGCCTGGCCGGACAGGGGATTCCCCGGTTTGACAAGGTGGTCTGGCGTGGGTCGGACAGACAAAAACCGCAGCCTCCGGCCTCTGATTATCATTCGCTGACCTGCTTTTATGCCTCGCCGGACTGTATGGCGCAGTTCTTTGCCCGGCTGACGTGGCTCAGTTCAAAACAAGGGCTGGATATTGAAGGGTTGGGGGAGTCAGGCTGGCGAACACTTCACCAGGTACACCATTTTGAGCATATCTTTTCATGGTTGTTATTAACGCAGGCGCAGCTTCAGGCCACGCCGGGTTTTTCTGCCGCACGCGGGTTAGCGCTCTGGCATCGTTTTAATCTGGTGCGTGAGCAGCCCTTTATCCGCTGGATCACGGCGATGGGGGTTCCGCTAACCAAAGCGACGCTGAATGCTGCAGGAGGGCTGTCGTGGCAAGCGATGAGTCAGCGTAATGCCGCTGACTGGCGTGCTTTACCGGGAACGGGAGAGGAGAAGGCGCGGCAAATCGTGAACTGGATCCACGCGCCCCAGGTTGATGTGCTGGCTAAGTGGCTGGCTGAGCAGCACATCAACGGGTTCTGACATCAGTGCGCGCTGTGTTTGTAGTGAAAAACGGGCAGCCCGAGCTTCAGGCGCAGCGCCAGCATACGGGCCGTAAAGCCGAACAGCAGCGTGGAGATGACCACCACATCGTGGTTAGAAACA belongs to Enterobacter cloacae and includes:
- the gmk gene encoding guanylate kinase, which encodes MAQGTLYIVSAPSGAGKSSLIQALLKTQPLYDTQVSVSHTTRQPRPGEVHGEHYFFVNHDEFRAMISRDAFLEHAEVFGNYYGTSRETIEQVLATGVNVFLDIDWQGAQQIRKKMPDSRSIFILPPSKDELDRRLRGRGQDSEEVIAKRMEQAVAEMSHYAEYDYLIVNDDFDAALSDLKTILRAERLRMSRQKQRHDALITKLLAD
- the ligB gene encoding DNA ligase B, which produces MWRWISGLLLLWCGYGVAVCPVWSQAKAEKEISALSAQIKRWDDVYWKQGVSEVNDEVYDQLNARLKQWQHCFGSELSGETLPALAGSVKHPVAHTGVHKVASKDELRQWMHTRRNLWMQPKVDGVAVTLVYRNGKLIQAISRGDGLKGEDWTAQVHLIPSIPQTLAGTLANSVLQGELFWLRDNHIQRQMGGMNARAKVAGAMMRQTDNSLLSQIGVFIWAWPDGPEEMQNALAELAKAGFTLTARYTQPVVSVDAVEMQRLAWQTTALPFATDGIVVRSTDEPPGEGWLPGEGGWVVAWKYSPVAQVAEVKGIQFTVGRTGKVSVVATLEPVQLDDKHVQRVSLGSVGRWQQLDIAPGDQVLVSLAGQGIPRFDKVVWRGSDRQKPQPPASDYHSLTCFYASPDCMAQFFARLTWLSSKQGLDIEGLGESGWRTLHQVHHFEHIFSWLLLTQAQLQATPGFSAARGLALWHRFNLVREQPFIRWITAMGVPLTKATLNAAGGLSWQAMSQRNAADWRALPGTGEEKARQIVNWIHAPQVDVLAKWLAEQHINGF